Sequence from the Rutidosis leptorrhynchoides isolate AG116_Rl617_1_P2 chromosome 3, CSIRO_AGI_Rlap_v1, whole genome shotgun sequence genome:
CCGATTATGCTCGGAATTTGGAGATGGAGCGAGCTGAGTATTTGGCTACTAAAAATGAGGATGGTAAAAACAAGAGGGTTAAGATTGCACAACCACTACGATCTGTGCCTGCACCGACTACCAAACAGGGTCAACAATCTGGGAACCAAGGGTATCGTAGTAATAATTGGAATAATAGAGGAAATCAGCAAAGGATTGACAACGGGCCCAATAATAATAACCGTGGTCAATTACAAGTGTACCGCCCCCAAGGGCAACAAAGGGGTAACGGAAATGGTGGTGTTAATGCCAATGCACCGTGTGGGACTTGTGGAAAGAATCATCCGGGAAGAGTTTGTTATCGTAGTGCGGGTTCATGTTTTGCTTGTGGAGAGGTTGGTCACTTAGCTAAGGATTGCAAGAATCCTAGACCTGGGTTTGTTCCGAAGGTTCCTCCGCCAGCTCCTGGTGGACGCGTCTTTACCATGACTGCTACTCAGGCTGCTGACGCTACAGGTATATTTCGATCCCtattcatttttaaaatatttcCTTTGAGTTATTTGTTCATTCATTCTTAATATTATTAGGTACTATTACTGGTCATGTATTCGTACACCATCGTGCCCTCTTCGTTCTATTTGATTCTGGCTCTACGCCTCGATTGTGTCTGTTAAGAGCTCGAAATATTTGAAAGTGCCTCCAACTTGGTTGTCTACTCCATTTACGATCTCCACCCCAATGGGTAGTattgaaattatagatcgtgtGTTTCAAAATTGTCGTTTGGAATTCAATGACTGCATGTTTCCCGCAAATCTCTTTCCTATGACCATGCATGACTTTGACATTATTCTTGGCATGGATTGGTTATCTCGCCATCACGCGACTATCGATTGTTATTCGAAGAGGATTTTGTTTGGAAATCATTCTATACCCGATTGTGTCTTTAATGGTGATCTTCCTGTAAAATCTATTAAAGTTATCTCAGCGCTTAAGGTGCAAAAGCTCATTTCACATGGTTGTGTTGGTTATTTAGCTTCGATTCAGAATTTGTCTATTGAGATTCCTTCGCTTGAAAATATTGATGTTGTTCgagagtttcccgatgtatttcctgatGAATTGCAGGGTTTGCCTCCAGTCCGTGAAGTTGAATTTTCGATTGATTTGATTCCGGGTTCCCAACCGATATCAAAAGCTCCTTATCGTATGGCACCACTCGAGTTGCAAGAACTCAAGGAGCAATTGCAAGAGTTGATAGATTGTGGTTTTATTCGGCCAAGTGTGTCACCTTGGGGTGCGCCGGTTTTATtttttaagaagaaggatggtagcatgagactttgcattgattatcgcgagttaaatcGTATTACTATTCGAAACCGTTATCCGCTTCCAcgtattgatgatttgtttgatcaacttcaaggttcgaagTATTTTTCTAAAATCGATCTTAGGTCTGGGTATCATCAGCTCCGTGTTAAAGAAGAAGATATCTCTAAGACTGCTttccgcactcgttatgggcactatgagtttttagtgatgccgtttggattaactaatgctcctgcggttttcatggatctaatgaaccgtttgttccatgagtatttggataagtttgtgatCGTATTCATTGATGATATCTTGGTATTCTCAAAGAGTAAAGAAGAACATGAGAATCATCTTCGTGTTGTACTTGAAACCCTCCGAAGTAAGAAATTGTTTgcgaagttctctaaatgtgaattctgGTTGCAAAGAGTTgcctttctgggtcatgttgtatcGGCTGAGGGTATAATGATGGATCCAACGAAAATTGAGGCTATTATAAATTGGTCAAGACCTACTTCTGTTGTTGAGGTTCAAAGTTTTCTTGGTTTAGCTGGCTATTATCGACGATTTGTTGAAGGTTTTTCGACGATTGCTTTGCCGCTTACCAAGTTATTGAGGAAAGGGGAAAAATTTGTGTGGACCGAGGAACGACAAAAGAGTTTCGATGAGTTAAAGAAAAGACTTGTATCAGCTCCTATTCTTGCATTGCCATCAGGGAGTGGGGGTTTTCAAATCTATAGTGATGCTTCTAAGCATGGTttgggttgcgttttgatgcagcatggtaaggtaattgcttatgcctcgAGGCAGTTGAAACCCTATGAGGttaattaccctactcatgatttggaGTTAGCTGCTGTGATCTTTGCGTTGAAaatatggaggcattatctttacgGAGAAATTTGtgatattttcaccgatcacaagagtctcaaaTACATATTCACGCAAAAAGagataaatatgagacaacgaaggtggctcgagttattgaaggaTTATGATGCAAACATTCAATACCATCCtggaaaagcgaatgtggtagccgacgcattgAGTAGAAAGTCATTTGGTAGTATCTCATGTTTGGTTACTCACATTCGAGAATTCGAAAGACTTGATATGGGATTGAGTAAAAGAGGAGCATCGGGGATGTTGGCAAATCTAAAATTCGAGTCTGATTTAATTACTAGAATAAAAGAGGCTCAATTGGATGATGGTGATTTGTGGACAGTGTTTCAAAATTTGGAAGAGGGTAAAGTGAAAGAGTTCAGAGAAGATGATGATGGGGTTATTTGGTGTGGGAATCGATTATGTGTTCCTAATGATGATGCTATTCGTGAGGCTCTGTTGTCTGAGGCTCACAGCTCACCTTTTTCTATACATCCTGGTTCGACCAAAATGTATCAGGATTTAAAGCAGCACTTTTGGTGGAGTGGTATGAAGAAAGACGTTGCTAGATATGTTGGGAAGTGCCTTACTTGTCAACAAGTAAAGATCGAGCACCAACGTGCTAGTGGTTTGTTGCAGCCGTTGGACATTCCCGTGTGGAAGTGGGATGATATCTCAATGGATTTCGTATGTGGTTTACCGAAGACTGTGAAAAGGCATGATGCTATTTGGGTGGTGATTGATAGATTAACCAAATCGGCTCATTTCTTGCCTATTCGTATGGATTATTCGGTAAGTAAGCTATCCGAGCTTTTTCAGCAAGAAATTGTGAGATTACACGGGGTTCCTTCTTCCATCGTATCCGATCGTGATCCTCGGtttacatctagattttggaaGGGGTTACACAAAGCTTGGGGTACGTGATTGAAGCTTAGTACTGcttttcatccacaaactgatggacagtctGAGCGTACGATACAGatcttggaagatatgcttcgagcTTGTGCCCTAGATTGGAAGGGAAATTGGGATGAGTACTTATGTTTGGTGGAGTTTGCCTATAATAATAGTTGGCAGGCTAGTATCCGTATGGTGCCATTTGAGATGCTCTATGGTCGAAAGTGTAGAGCGCCAGTTTGCTGGAATGAAGCGGGTGAAAAATTGATTGAAGGACCTGAGTTGGTTAGAGTGACTAATGAAAAGGTCGCTATAGCTACGAATCGGCTGAAGGAAGCCCAATCGAGACAGAAAGTGTATGCCGATAAACACCGACG
This genomic interval carries:
- the LOC139900729 gene encoding uncharacterized protein; the encoded protein is MAPKKKGMSEEEVDNKINQTITNLLPNIIAQAIDAMRNQGGETFKHEDEDEYVEKKAVTGDAIHVWLGRFQKQCPLSFSTASTPVEAENWITHIEKIYRVLGCEERFWVPLAVYKLEGDAQRWWIALRQAKGGIDFEDSLDWVDFKELLFRQYFSEAEKEAVIREYANIKQGNDESINDFTKRFLRLVGLIGAAAGSSEDQARKYKWAVHGRYRSKMINLKCFDVAEAADYARNLEMERAEYLATKNEDGKNKRVKIAQPLRSVPAPTTKQGQQSGNQGYRSNNWNNRGNQQRIDNGPNNNNRGQLQVYRPQGQQRGNGNGGVNANAPCGTCGKNHPGRVCYRSAGSCFACGEVGHLAKDCKNPRPGFVPKVPPPAPGGRVFTMTATQAADATDRVFQNCRLEFNDCMFPANLFPMTMHDFDIILGMDWLSRHHATIDCYSKRILFGNHSIPDCVFNGDLPVKSIKVISALKVQKLISHGCVGYLASIQNLSIEIPSLENIDVVREFPDVFPDELQGLPPVREVEFSIDLIPGSQPISKAPYRMAPLELQELKEQLQELIDCGFIRPSVSPWGAPSKEEHENHLRVVLETLRSKKLFAKFSKCEFWLQRVAFLGHVVSAEGIMMDPTKIEAIINWSRPTSVVEVQSFLGLAGYYRRFVEGFSTIALPLTKLLRKGEKFVWTEERQKSFDELKKRLVSAPILALPSGSGGFQIYSDASKHGLGCVLMQHGKVIAYASRQLKPYEVNYPTHDLELAAVIFALKIWRHYLYGEICDIFTDHKSLKYIFTQKEINMRQRRWLELLKDYDANIQYHPGKANVVADALSRKSFGSISCLVTHIREFERLDMGLSKRGASGMLANLKFESDLITRIKEAQLDDGDLWTVFQNLEEGKVKEFREDDDGVIWCGNRLCVPNDDAIREALLSEAHSSPFSIHPGSTKMYQDLKQHFWWSGMKKDVARYVGKCLTCQQVKIEHQRASGLLQPLDIPVWKWDDISMDFVCGLPKTVKRHDAIWVVIDRLTKSAHFLPIRMDYSLSTAFHPQTDGQSERTIQILEDMLRACALDWKGNWDEYLCLVEFAYNNSWQASIRMVPFEMLYGRKCRAPVCWNEAGEKLIEGPELVRVTNEKVAIATNRLKEAQSRQKVYADKHRRSLEFVVGDKVFLKVSPWKGVRHFGLKGKLSPRYIGPFEILDRVGEVSYRLALPPQLSHVHNVFHVSQLRGYNYHPLHVVQYPFSEIRADLSYVEEPEAIIEREERVTRKSSTPFVKVQWKNHSASEATWELEETMRAEHPHLFANWCVSIL